The Bernardetia sp. ABR2-2B DNA window GAAGCATATCGCCCTTTCGTATTCCAGACAGAGAAATAGCAGGATTACTTCTATCTGAAGAAGTTATTTCGATGACCGAGAGTCCTACTAGTCGTTGCAAAAAAGGTTCTACTAAGCGAATATCTTTTACTCTATATAATTCTATTTCGTCAGTTGTGCGTGTCAAAATTCCTTTTTTTATGATAAGTCGTTCGCTAGTGAGCGTATAAATAATGAAACGAGTATCAAAGATTTTAAAGAAAACAATTCCGAAGGGAATAACTATACTCGCTGACAAGAGTACCCAAAAGAACATATCTAATTTTGGATTCTCAACTCCTTTTGTCCATAAAAGAATAATTAAAGTAGGAAGAATAATTC harbors:
- a CDS encoding PH domain-containing protein, with the translated sequence MNTTNPLDNINNLNAEQTLWSGSPSWLLHLGKVIIWGVLGIILPTLIILLWTKGVENPKLDMFFWVLLSASIVIPFGIVFFKIFDTRFIIYTLTSERLIIKKGILTRTTDEIELYRVKDIRLVEPFLQRLVGLSVIEITSSDRSNPAISLSGIRKGDMLRNNLRNQVERLRTNKNVREVDFE